A single window of Methanofastidiosum sp. DNA harbors:
- a CDS encoding ferrochelatase — protein sequence MIGVTIVKFLTVHQSKIRAYAILLFSEFIIFIFLIYLNLSGLELVFLGIPLLSILAGYYVMTVKILSTKDHRHVPDLTRKKGDKGKGHTAIIYFTHGEPEDYNPIGWINQFREFDEQKIKFIPFLIRPIFLYMLRKKYIHVGFSQHKKMHTKMMKSLEERFRKEGDNKTRFYLSFLEDEPRPDAAIITALNEGASRIIVSEVFLTISNHTAEGEELVRKINFDDYGVSIAFTGPLWDSRILQSMFVERVNKHIEGTDKKKVGVLLVGHGQPKEWDMEWPTETEQEIKFRKDVLELFVKDGYDRNNLDLAWMEFREPCTSEAVQKLVQNGVEKIFYFSAAISADSIHSMCDMPELISKCGIPNNIEVINLGAWNDDPIVIRAIKEKIDRIRFD from the coding sequence TTGATTGGGGTTACTATAGTCAAATTCTTGACAGTCCATCAGAGTAAGATTAGGGCATATGCTATATTGTTATTTTCTGAATTTATTATTTTCATCTTTCTTATTTATTTAAATCTAAGTGGATTAGAGCTTGTTTTTCTAGGGATACCTCTCCTATCTATTCTAGCTGGGTATTATGTAATGACTGTTAAAATACTTTCAACGAAGGATCATAGACATGTTCCTGATCTTACTAGAAAAAAAGGGGATAAAGGCAAAGGGCATACCGCCATAATTTATTTTACACATGGGGAGCCTGAAGATTATAATCCAATAGGATGGATAAATCAATTTAGAGAATTTGATGAGCAGAAGATTAAGTTTATCCCATTTTTGATTAGGCCAATTTTTCTTTATATGTTAAGGAAAAAGTATATCCACGTTGGTTTTAGCCAGCATAAGAAAATGCACACAAAGATGATGAAATCTCTTGAAGAGAGATTTAGAAAAGAAGGGGATAATAAGACTAGATTTTACCTATCATTTTTAGAGGATGAGCCAAGGCCAGACGCTGCAATTATCACTGCATTAAATGAAGGGGCAAGCAGAATAATAGTGAGTGAGGTATTCTTGACCATTTCAAATCATACAGCTGAAGGTGAAGAGTTAGTTAGAAAAATTAATTTTGATGATTACGGAGTTTCAATTGCATTTACCGGCCCACTTTGGGATTCAAGGATATTGCAGAGCATGTTTGTTGAAAGAGTAAACAAACACATAGAGGGAACTGATAAGAAAAAAGTTGGAGTCTTACTTGTGGGGCATGGACAGCCGAAGGAGTGGGACATGGAATGGCCGACTGAAACAGAACAAGAGATAAAATTTAGAAAAGATGTTTTAGAATTATTTGTTAAAGATGGATACGATCGAAATAACCTTGATCTTGCTTGGATGGAGTTTAGAGAGCCTTGCACATCAGAGGCAGTTCAAAAATTAGTACAAAATGGAGTAGAGAAGATATTTTACTTCTCAGCTGCAATTAGTGCCGACAGCATTCACAGCATGTGTGATATGCCTGAACTTATTTCTAAGTGTGGTATACCCAATAACATTGAAGTTATTAATCTTGGAGCTTGGAATGATGACCCGATTGTGATTAGGGCGATTAAGGAGAAGATTGATAGGATTAGGTTTGATTAA
- a CDS encoding methanogenesis marker 5 protein — translation MKVFIYPPNSMILQDLVERFGHTPLALAKEIERRVNDPELDSPPMNITDIDVKIGLKYAAIEVPSGVRGRLAMFGPLIDEAEAAIIVNNFPSTFGCMACARTNELTIYLIKQRRVPTLELDYPTNEEEVEDFIARIKNFLEGLK, via the coding sequence ATGAAAGTTTTTATTTATCCCCCAAACAGCATGATATTGCAGGACTTAGTCGAGAGATTTGGGCACACCCCACTTGCTCTTGCAAAAGAGATAGAAAGGAGAGTAAATGATCCAGAACTCGACTCCCCACCAATGAATATAACAGACATAGATGTAAAAATAGGATTAAAGTATGCAGCAATTGAAGTTCCATCAGGTGTCAGGGGCAGGCTTGCGATGTTTGGGCCTTTAATTGACGAGGCAGAGGCTGCTATTATTGTCAATAACTTTCCGTCTACCTTTGGGTGCATGGCATGCGCCAGAACAAACGAGCTTACTATTTATTTGATCAAACAGAGGAGAGTTCCAACACTGGAGCTTGATTATCCAACAAATGAGGAAGAAGTGGAAGACTTTATTGCAAGAATTAAGAACTTCCTGGAGGGCTTAAAATGA
- a CDS encoding OsmC family protein produces the protein MPKDILKASVSWQKDMEYLGKDSVGHEILFGASKAFGGTGNYPIPLEGLLATLGACIAVNTQILLRQQGKDYTYFDVQVEGTRKDEYPRIFEKIYAKIKIKGDLERGMIEDLIREVMTKFCPITVILGLTAELAWDITME, from the coding sequence ATGCCTAAAGATATACTAAAAGCTTCAGTGAGTTGGCAAAAGGATATGGAATATTTGGGTAAGGATAGTGTTGGTCATGAAATTCTTTTCGGGGCTTCAAAAGCGTTTGGTGGCACTGGGAATTATCCTATCCCTTTAGAAGGATTACTCGCTACATTAGGGGCTTGTATAGCCGTTAATACCCAAATTTTATTGAGGCAACAGGGAAAGGATTACACATATTTTGATGTACAGGTTGAAGGTACTAGAAAAGATGAGTACCCTAGAATTTTTGAAAAGATCTATGCAAAAATAAAAATAAAAGGGGATCTTGAAAGGGGCATGATCGAAGACTTGATAAGGGAAGTCATGACAAAATTCTGTCCGATAACTGTTATTCTAGGTTTAACTGCAGAATTAGCATGGGATATCACGATGGAGTGA
- a CDS encoding DUF192 domain-containing protein, with protein MPSHELSRIFDKLTYQRNFFELSRGLMFRRDISESKEAYIFVLDKERKAAITMMFVFFSIDVAWLNSKFEVVDIKENVKSFSFHTGHKGKAKYFIEMPQGSIKKHNIKTGDKVLFPV; from the coding sequence ATGCCTTCCCATGAATTATCGAGAATTTTTGATAAGCTGACTTATCAAAGAAATTTTTTTGAGCTATCAAGAGGATTGATGTTTAGAAGAGATATATCGGAGTCAAAAGAAGCATATATCTTTGTTCTGGATAAGGAAAGGAAAGCTGCAATAACAATGATGTTTGTTTTTTTCTCAATTGATGTCGCATGGCTTAACTCTAAATTTGAAGTAGTAGATATAAAGGAAAATGTAAAATCTTTCTCATTCCACACGGGGCACAAAGGTAAAGCAAAATACTTTATTGAGATGCCGCAAGGCTCTATAAAGAAACATAATATCAAGACCGGGGATAAAGTATTATTTCCTGTCTAA
- a CDS encoding UbiA family prenyltransferase — protein MQIRKKLNGIAQLVRLDLSFAAAICVVAGEILALSGIPTLREAVAGFSCGFFISASALILNDYFDLESDRINAPNRPLPSGIVSKPEIIYLTVFTTIIGLYSALLLGVYVLIIGILFWFIGVLYNWKLKRTGLLGNIMVASSVAITFIIGGIAVGNPWNVTVWSFGLMAFLVDLGEEISADAMDLEGDKLQNSKSIAIVWGRKTALKVSSILFGLVILVSFFPLLFGNLGRIYLLTMIIIDANIIYFVSKLLKSRTESEGRKYIIGIYRGIMIGIIILVLGLIILGIV, from the coding sequence ATGCAGATTAGAAAAAAACTTAATGGAATTGCCCAGTTAGTTAGACTCGACCTTTCCTTTGCAGCGGCTATATGCGTAGTTGCAGGAGAGATACTGGCCCTTTCAGGTATCCCTACCTTAAGAGAGGCTGTAGCAGGCTTTAGTTGTGGTTTTTTTATCTCTGCATCTGCATTAATATTAAACGATTATTTTGACCTTGAAAGTGACAGAATAAATGCTCCAAATAGGCCACTCCCCTCAGGAATCGTTTCAAAGCCTGAGATAATCTATTTGACAGTATTCACTACAATCATAGGACTATATTCTGCCCTATTGCTTGGAGTATATGTTTTGATTATTGGTATATTATTCTGGTTTATCGGAGTTCTATATAACTGGAAACTAAAGAGAACGGGGCTGTTGGGCAACATAATGGTTGCATCTTCAGTTGCAATTACATTTATCATTGGGGGTATAGCAGTTGGAAATCCATGGAATGTTACAGTATGGTCATTTGGCCTGATGGCTTTCTTAGTTGACTTGGGCGAAGAAATATCTGCCGATGCAATGGATTTAGAAGGCGATAAACTTCAGAACTCAAAATCGATTGCAATAGTTTGGGGTAGAAAAACTGCACTTAAAGTATCCAGCATATTATTTGGCCTAGTAATATTGGTCAGTTTTTTTCCTTTGCTTTTTGGAAATCTAGGGAGGATATATTTACTGACTATGATCATTATAGATGCCAACATTATTTATTTTGTTTCGAAACTTTTGAAAAGTAGGACAGAAAGTGAAGGTAGGAAATATATCATAGGAATATATCGCGGTATAATGATTGGGATTATTATCTTAGTTTTAGGACTTATCATTTTAGGAATTGTTTGA
- a CDS encoding flippase translates to MIKKSLMLLIANTFSRVANYLFTLFTANILLLTEYGLLSAIMPFQSLILVLSSFGIAPSVSRFTSIYDAENKNEKISSSLFFVPIGIALFILLFVLSPVIMSFYSSDIRDGIDTPLKIILLVIPLGVLFSVFTGILLGVKKVNYMAASIFALSFSYFLLSVPLSFIFRVSGASAALVGGYLIGIIVSFLLVLKSGVKLTLKSENFKEFKKILVFAIPVSIFSLSLVLLFNADIYILAHFFGPKTVGIYGMASPTAGIVPSFAIALSAVLLPELSKLKSIEKEGINNILVSLKASFNVTLPVALSLFAFSNPIIYFLFGVEEGGWVLKLLSIAMLFYSIFYIASTSLQAMGKQWTPMKITVLIAIINVILNYLLIPRYDINGAAFATMVSCIIGMALIVKSLKVKFIPDKRFVLLSIAIFLLMMIFEGVVGLLPSRTMNLLAYGGFGTPLIIGYFYYLKKKWK, encoded by the coding sequence ATGATTAAGAAATCCCTGATGCTTCTTATTGCAAATACATTTTCACGTGTTGCAAATTACCTCTTCACCCTTTTCACAGCGAATATACTCCTCCTGACAGAGTATGGCCTGTTGTCTGCAATTATGCCTTTCCAGTCGCTGATACTTGTTCTTTCATCATTTGGGATTGCACCTTCTGTATCAAGATTCACATCAATCTATGATGCGGAAAATAAGAATGAGAAAATCTCATCTTCTCTGTTTTTCGTGCCTATCGGAATTGCCCTATTTATCTTGCTCTTTGTACTATCCCCAGTTATAATGAGTTTTTATTCTTCCGACATAAGAGATGGGATAGATACACCCCTTAAGATAATCCTTCTCGTGATACCGCTTGGTGTTTTATTTTCTGTGTTTACAGGGATCTTGCTTGGAGTCAAAAAAGTAAATTACATGGCAGCTTCAATATTTGCGCTTTCATTCTCTTACTTTCTGCTTTCAGTGCCGCTTTCTTTCATCTTCAGAGTTTCTGGCGCTTCTGCGGCACTTGTGGGCGGATATCTAATCGGGATAATAGTATCATTTTTGCTAGTTCTAAAGAGCGGCGTCAAACTAACTTTAAAGAGTGAAAATTTCAAGGAGTTTAAGAAAATCTTAGTATTTGCAATTCCAGTCTCAATATTCTCTTTGAGCCTTGTCCTCCTCTTCAATGCAGATATTTACATTCTGGCCCACTTCTTTGGACCAAAGACTGTTGGGATTTATGGTATGGCTTCGCCAACGGCGGGGATTGTTCCCTCGTTTGCAATTGCCCTTTCTGCAGTATTGCTGCCTGAGCTATCAAAATTAAAATCAATAGAAAAGGAAGGGATCAATAACATACTTGTTTCACTTAAAGCATCCTTTAATGTTACACTCCCAGTTGCGCTTTCTCTTTTTGCATTTTCAAATCCAATAATATATTTCCTCTTTGGTGTTGAGGAAGGTGGATGGGTACTAAAACTTCTGTCAATTGCCATGTTATTCTACTCCATATTCTATATAGCCTCAACTTCGCTCCAGGCGATGGGCAAACAGTGGACCCCTATGAAGATAACGGTGCTCATAGCTATAATAAATGTAATCTTAAACTATCTGCTCATACCAAGGTATGATATAAACGGCGCAGCCTTTGCCACCATGGTATCCTGCATAATTGGTATGGCCTTGATAGTCAAAAGCTTAAAGGTTAAGTTTATCCCAGACAAAAGATTTGTCTTATTGTCAATAGCCATCTTTCTATTGATGATGATCTTTGAGGGCGTAGTTGGATTATTGCCTTCAAGAACTATGAATCTTCTGGCATACGGCGGGTTTGGAACTCCTCTAATTATAGGCTATTTTTACTATCTTAAGAAAAAATGGAAATAG
- a CDS encoding methanogenesis marker 15 protein: MIKIAQLSCGNDYSGIQKEIEKAAETVGAKIVFPDVDIDFDEAIEDFGFNPVSPGLKLMVARAKALADKTFEADAVLIATCFRCAEGALIRNELRRYLQKHTKLPVVMYSFTENTKASVLLIRMEALVTIVKRKDLLARERQVGITMGLDSGSATTKAVIMQDNQIVSKYWHPTLGVLESAEKAVAEALKIAKMEFKDIESIGTTGYGRYILGEHYKAKLVQEEVTVNSKGAVFLANKQKGEATILDIGGMDNKAVTVMDGIPDSFTMGGICAGASGRFLETAAKRLGLEIADFGDLAAKGELHKVPMNSYCTVFGIQGLVSALAEGYTKEDVAAAACRSVAEQIYQQQLQEIDVRFPVIQVGGTSLLKGLVRAVGDILKTEPLVPESSQYIGAVGGALLCSGFI; the protein is encoded by the coding sequence ATGATTAAGATAGCACAGCTTTCATGCGGTAATGATTACAGCGGCATCCAAAAAGAAATTGAAAAGGCCGCAGAAACAGTCGGCGCCAAGATAGTATTTCCCGACGTTGATATTGATTTTGATGAGGCAATAGAAGATTTTGGATTCAATCCAGTAAGCCCTGGATTAAAACTAATGGTTGCAAGGGCAAAAGCATTGGCGGATAAAACATTTGAGGCGGACGCTGTATTAATAGCTACATGCTTTAGATGTGCGGAAGGTGCATTAATTAGAAATGAACTAAGGAGATACCTCCAGAAGCACACAAAGCTTCCAGTCGTCATGTATTCATTCACTGAAAATACAAAGGCAAGCGTTCTTCTAATAAGAATGGAAGCATTAGTTACAATAGTAAAAAGAAAGGATCTATTGGCCAGAGAAAGGCAAGTTGGAATCACAATGGGTCTTGACTCTGGATCAGCCACAACTAAGGCAGTCATAATGCAGGATAATCAAATTGTATCTAAGTACTGGCATCCAACTTTGGGGGTTCTCGAGTCAGCTGAGAAGGCAGTAGCTGAAGCGCTCAAGATAGCCAAGATGGAGTTTAAGGATATAGAATCAATAGGAACAACAGGATACGGCAGATATATTCTTGGAGAGCACTACAAAGCCAAACTTGTCCAGGAAGAAGTAACTGTAAACTCCAAAGGTGCAGTTTTTCTTGCCAACAAGCAGAAAGGGGAAGCTACAATCCTTGATATAGGTGGAATGGACAACAAAGCAGTAACAGTTATGGACGGCATACCGGATAGCTTTACAATGGGTGGGATATGTGCCGGTGCATCAGGTAGATTTTTAGAAACTGCAGCAAAGAGGCTTGGTCTTGAAATAGCTGATTTTGGAGACCTTGCGGCGAAAGGGGAACTTCACAAGGTGCCAATGAACAGTTATTGTACAGTCTTTGGTATCCAGGGATTAGTCTCTGCACTAGCTGAAGGTTATACTAAAGAAGATGTGGCAGCCGCAGCATGCAGGAGTGTTGCCGAGCAGATTTATCAGCAGCAGCTTCAGGAAATTGATGTAAGGTTTCCGGTGATTCAAGTCGGCGGTACCTCGCTTCTAAAAGGACTTGTAAGGGCGGTAGGAGATATTCTAAAGACAGAACCTTTAGTTCCAGAAAGTTCCCAATACATCGGCGCAGTTGGCGGAGCCTTACTCTGTTCAGGATTTATCTAA
- a CDS encoding methanogenesis marker 6 protein, which yields MKTRMFVIADTSSLTPQTVINYIVSLGKTLNIKDTCYGIMVEGDDDVVENITLKVREKFNADIFSKHRAYPIGDERRCRATRGGGARPGYYFLQEEYKLLPLISNVLKKGRFKTIDKKKKKPVDVDILKKAIKEKV from the coding sequence ATGAAAACAAGAATGTTTGTTATCGCTGATACCTCATCATTAACTCCTCAAACAGTAATCAACTATATTGTAAGTCTTGGAAAGACTTTGAATATCAAAGATACCTGTTATGGCATCATGGTAGAGGGGGATGACGATGTTGTTGAGAATATCACACTAAAGGTAAGGGAAAAATTTAATGCAGATATATTCTCAAAGCACAGAGCTTACCCAATAGGGGATGAAAGAAGATGTAGGGCCACAAGGGGCGGCGGAGCAAGGCCTGGATACTATTTTCTTCAAGAAGAGTACAAGTTATTGCCTCTTATCTCTAATGTATTAAAAAAAGGAAGATTTAAAACCATAGATAAAAAGAAGAAAAAACCTGTTGATGTAGATATACTAAAAAAAGCCATTAAAGAGAAGGTGTAG
- a CDS encoding methanogenesis marker 17 protein, whose protein sequence is MEIIVEGLPEKESQGYVALINDIMREFEIRRSIEKVYFYGDTENFVFITSIRIKKVLEPLRIEDVAVYSTEKEILSVEDEFYVPKILSLLWAISKEGIEQADRTEIKIPASIFNKIKSEVVYYPTEDLKKNVQEAINRVLPEAARIKYILSAEKTITVASSENALSEESKKLAQKFHERD, encoded by the coding sequence ATGGAAATAATAGTCGAAGGTCTGCCAGAAAAAGAATCCCAAGGCTATGTCGCTTTGATAAATGACATAATGAGGGAATTTGAGATAAGGCGGAGTATAGAAAAGGTTTACTTCTACGGCGACACTGAAAATTTTGTTTTTATAACATCAATTAGGATAAAAAAAGTTCTTGAACCTTTGAGGATAGAAGACGTTGCCGTCTACAGCACAGAAAAAGAGATCCTGTCTGTTGAGGATGAGTTTTACGTTCCAAAGATATTATCACTATTATGGGCCATTTCAAAGGAAGGGATAGAGCAGGCCGATAGAACTGAGATTAAGATCCCGGCTAGTATCTTCAATAAGATAAAATCTGAAGTCGTCTACTACCCTACAGAGGATTTGAAGAAAAACGTCCAGGAAGCAATCAATAGGGTTTTGCCTGAGGCTGCTAGGATCAAATACATCCTCTCGGCAGAAAAGACTATCACAGTCGCATCAAGCGAAAATGCACTTTCAGAAGAAAGCAAAAAGCTTGCTCAAAAGTTTCACGAGAGGGATTAG
- a CDS encoding replication protein RepA — protein sequence MKKRMPSSRLSLAEVHKGYFVKPEDDFATNYVITQDGLKVYRLKGVATIMAEPRLSEDGTYGSVFLDDGTQSIVALAFRENTKLLMSIKKGDLVQFMAKLSEWQGKKQLNLEVLSVVSPNMLTLHRAESVLAAIRQKKYFKMAQKIYDEEKNVRKAMDRAKKEGLNPDLIDAIEELNYLVENAEESRIFDSDTAIESRVMEAVEKLDEGDGVVLDLILYELKDDYLADDIDNAVRELLSRGDLYEPRVNYFKKAI from the coding sequence ATGAAGAAGAGGATGCCATCTTCAAGACTTTCTCTTGCCGAGGTCCACAAAGGTTATTTTGTAAAACCAGAGGATGATTTTGCAACTAATTATGTTATCACCCAAGACGGATTAAAGGTTTACAGGCTAAAGGGCGTCGCAACTATAATGGCGGAGCCCAGGTTATCAGAGGATGGTACTTACGGCTCTGTTTTCTTAGATGATGGAACACAGAGCATAGTTGCCCTTGCATTTAGGGAGAATACCAAACTGCTAATGTCAATTAAGAAAGGCGACCTTGTCCAGTTCATGGCAAAACTCAGTGAGTGGCAGGGTAAAAAGCAACTCAATCTTGAAGTATTATCTGTAGTTTCCCCCAACATGTTGACCCTTCACAGGGCTGAATCTGTCCTTGCTGCAATCAGACAGAAGAAATATTTCAAAATGGCCCAGAAAATATATGACGAAGAAAAGAATGTGAGAAAGGCAATGGACCGTGCCAAGAAAGAGGGATTAAATCCTGACCTGATAGACGCCATCGAGGAGCTTAATTATCTAGTGGAAAATGCGGAAGAAAGCCGTATCTTTGATTCTGACACAGCAATTGAATCAAGGGTAATGGAGGCCGTAGAAAAGCTTGATGAAGGGGATGGTGTGGTTCTTGACCTCATACTTTACGAGCTAAAGGATGATTATCTAGCAGATGACATTGATAACGCTGTAAGGGAACTCCTCTCAAGGGGAGACCTCTATGAGCCCAGGGTGAACTACTTTAAGAAGGCCATCTGA
- a CDS encoding TatD family hydrolase codes for MIITDNHMHIDPLRGMGLDAVREFSSAGGTHFMFVYKTAYDSGTEVRTGKDFGKAYDYVIDLSNKINKETDAKSYPIIGLHPAEFHHLIMDFGKEKAFEIALEALNEIEKRISDGLAFGIGEVGRPHYEVDKEITDMSNQFLIEVLKVSKRLKCPVQLHTETFDENKFIELGELVKKHGEPGKTIKHFSPPMVSVCEKIGIYPSIIAREKNIMKACEEGRRFLMETDYIDDNERPGAVVGPKTVPKTTKKLFEKGVLSKEDIDYIHRYLIEEIYGIELI; via the coding sequence ATGATCATAACTGATAACCACATGCATATAGACCCTTTGAGGGGCATGGGGCTTGATGCCGTTAGGGAGTTTTCTTCAGCAGGCGGCACGCATTTCATGTTTGTCTACAAAACTGCTTATGACTCCGGAACTGAAGTAAGAACTGGCAAAGACTTTGGAAAGGCCTATGATTACGTAATTGATCTTTCTAATAAGATAAACAAGGAAACTGATGCAAAGTCTTATCCCATAATAGGGCTGCACCCTGCAGAATTTCATCATCTTATAATGGACTTTGGGAAAGAGAAAGCATTTGAAATCGCTTTGGAAGCCCTAAATGAAATTGAAAAAAGAATTTCTGATGGCTTGGCATTTGGCATAGGGGAAGTAGGAAGGCCACATTATGAGGTGGACAAAGAGATTACAGATATGTCAAATCAATTCCTAATAGAAGTGTTAAAGGTTTCAAAGAGATTAAAATGCCCGGTGCAGCTTCACACTGAAACATTTGATGAGAATAAGTTTATAGAGTTGGGGGAGCTAGTAAAAAAACACGGAGAACCAGGAAAAACAATTAAGCATTTTTCACCGCCAATGGTTTCTGTCTGTGAGAAGATCGGGATTTATCCATCAATTATTGCAAGAGAGAAGAATATCATGAAAGCTTGCGAGGAAGGGCGGCGATTTTTGATGGAAACTGACTATATTGATGACAATGAGAGGCCGGGTGCTGTTGTTGGCCCTAAAACTGTCCCTAAAACTACTAAGAAACTTTTTGAGAAAGGAGTTTTATCAAAGGAAGATATTGATTATATACACAGATACTTAATTGAAGAGATATATGGGATTGAACTCATCTGA
- a CDS encoding methanogenesis marker 7 protein has translation MFKMALFEGGLHRADELEDLVDDLGGFLIQKNVTQIDITLIISVPAEDYELVVKKAKDLRGKIVEVPLAGSEITIVAPSLGKHHLPHPVCDISEYIRRNGAVTNVMGLARGVGQRINQITATEKGMIEEADVAVYSLGNFSRCLMKKTHLFMDIDIPVVVLGGPEQFNIEGLDYYVGGIGRRSQRLRQKFDLDIFDVMVGEISKAVEKRRREIDEDPLILEPIYLKKILEENVEGIDKIISPIPIVLNVDGVKVKMPLNQFKEKIKNVEFDGRKIEEYANIYQSPYTGFTILKIYTKSYFDSIKK, from the coding sequence ATGTTTAAGATGGCATTATTTGAGGGTGGGCTTCACAGGGCAGACGAGTTAGAAGATCTTGTAGATGACCTTGGGGGATTTTTAATCCAGAAGAATGTTACTCAAATTGATATTACTCTAATCATTTCTGTGCCTGCCGAGGATTATGAGCTTGTCGTGAAAAAAGCAAAGGATCTAAGGGGAAAAATTGTAGAAGTCCCGCTTGCTGGCTCAGAGATCACAATTGTGGCACCTTCACTTGGAAAGCACCATCTGCCCCATCCAGTGTGTGATATATCAGAATACATCAGAAGGAACGGCGCTGTGACAAATGTCATGGGGCTTGCAAGGGGTGTAGGGCAACGAATCAATCAGATAACTGCCACAGAGAAAGGGATGATTGAAGAGGCCGATGTTGCGGTCTACTCACTTGGAAACTTCAGCAGGTGCCTTATGAAAAAGACCCATCTTTTCATGGATATTGATATACCTGTAGTTGTACTAGGGGGGCCAGAGCAGTTCAATATTGAAGGCCTTGATTATTATGTGGGTGGTATTGGAAGAAGGAGCCAGAGATTGAGACAGAAGTTTGACCTTGATATATTTGATGTCATGGTTGGTGAAATCTCAAAGGCAGTAGAAAAAAGAAGAAGGGAGATAGATGAAGACCCTCTTATACTAGAGCCAATATATCTTAAGAAGATTTTAGAAGAAAATGTCGAAGGCATAGATAAGATTATTTCCCCAATCCCCATAGTGCTTAATGTAGATGGTGTCAAGGTAAAGATGCCTTTGAATCAGTTTAAGGAAAAGATAAAGAATGTTGAATTTGACGGCAGGAAGATAGAAGAGTATGCCAACATCTATCAGTCGCCATACACCGGATTCACAATTCTAAAGATATATACAAAATCCTATTTCGACTCCATAAAAAAATAA
- a CDS encoding PHP domain-containing protein has translation MKVDLHVHTTASDGLLSPTNIIAKAKENGLNTIAIADHDTIDGIPEGMKAANEKGVRLIPALEISAKHEKQVHMLGYFVDYTDLKFQSFVNKLKNSREERNQKMLKKLGNSGFEITMEELKASADGNIGRPHIADLMVKKGYVSTFAEAFEKYIGNNKPCYVPKVRPDIRKAIELIKKYKGVPVLAHPKYTFLEDEDLENFIAYLSDIGLGGLEVYYSKHTKDEESKYLKLAEKYSLIPTAGSDYHREGDQFGMELKKEYLERLFSLKDL, from the coding sequence ATGAAAGTAGATTTACATGTTCACACAACTGCATCAGATGGACTGCTCTCGCCGACAAATATCATAGCCAAGGCTAAAGAAAATGGATTAAACACAATAGCTATTGCAGACCACGACACAATTGATGGTATACCTGAAGGTATGAAGGCTGCAAATGAAAAAGGGGTAAGACTAATACCTGCCCTTGAAATCAGCGCAAAACACGAGAAACAGGTCCATATGCTTGGCTATTTCGTAGATTATACGGATCTAAAGTTTCAGAGCTTTGTAAACAAACTGAAAAATTCAAGAGAAGAAAGAAATCAAAAAATGCTAAAGAAATTGGGAAATTCAGGCTTTGAAATAACGATGGAAGAGCTAAAAGCTAGCGCAGATGGAAACATTGGCAGACCCCACATTGCAGACCTAATGGTGAAAAAAGGTTATGTGTCTACTTTCGCTGAAGCATTTGAAAAATACATTGGGAACAATAAGCCATGCTATGTGCCAAAAGTAAGGCCAGATATAAGAAAGGCCATTGAATTAATTAAAAAATACAAAGGTGTCCCTGTACTTGCCCACCCAAAGTATACTTTTTTAGAAGACGAAGATCTTGAAAACTTCATAGCTTATTTATCTGATATCGGCCTTGGAGGGCTTGAAGTCTACTACTCAAAGCACACTAAAGATGAGGAGTCAAAATACCTGAAACTTGCAGAAAAATACTCTCTAATTCCAACAGCAGGATCAGATTATCACAGGGAAGGCGATCAATTCGGGATGGAACTAAAAAAAGAGTATCTAGAAAGATTATTTTCACTAAAGGATCTCTAA